From Microbacterium pseudoresistens, the proteins below share one genomic window:
- the rpsE gene encoding 30S ribosomal protein S5: MSDNKENEVTTEQSAAQAPAENTAASEQPQRDERQGRRGGRDRGQGGRDRNSRDRGDNQFLERVVTINRVSKVVKGGRRFSFTALVVVGDGNGLVGVGYGKAREVPLAISKGVEEAKRNFFRVPRVGTTVPHPVQGEAAAGVVLLRPAAAGTGVIAGGPVRAVLECAGIHDVLSKSLGSSNTINIVHATVEALKSLEEPRAVAARRGLAYDAVVPGIIIRNEEKAAAAAAAEKVGA; the protein is encoded by the coding sequence GTGAGTGACAACAAGGAGAACGAAGTGACCACCGAGCAGTCTGCTGCCCAGGCGCCCGCGGAGAACACCGCCGCGTCGGAGCAGCCGCAGCGCGACGAGCGCCAGGGTCGCCGCGGAGGCCGCGACCGCGGCCAGGGCGGTCGTGACCGCAACTCCCGCGACCGTGGCGACAACCAGTTCCTCGAGCGCGTCGTGACCATCAACCGCGTGTCGAAGGTCGTCAAGGGCGGCCGCCGGTTCAGCTTCACCGCGCTCGTCGTGGTCGGCGACGGCAACGGTCTCGTGGGTGTCGGCTACGGCAAGGCCCGCGAGGTCCCCCTCGCCATCTCGAAGGGCGTCGAAGAGGCCAAGCGCAACTTCTTCCGCGTTCCGCGCGTGGGCACCACGGTGCCCCACCCCGTGCAGGGCGAAGCCGCTGCCGGTGTCGTGCTGCTGCGTCCGGCCGCCGCCGGTACCGGTGTCATCGCCGGTGGTCCGGTGCGCGCCGTGCTCGAGTGCGCGGGCATCCACGACGTGCTGTCGAAGTCGCTCGGTTCGTCGAACACGATCAACATCGTCCACGCCACCGTCGAGGCGCTGAAGTCGCTCGAGGAGCCGCGCGCCGTCGCCGCTCGTCGTGGACTCGCCTACGACGCCGTCGTTCCGGGGATCATCATCCGCAACGAGGAGAAGGCCGCTGCGGCTGCCGCAGCCGAGAAGGTAGGTGCCTGA
- the rplN gene encoding 50S ribosomal protein L14, with protein sequence MIQQESRLKVADNTGAKELLTIRVLGGSRRRYAGLGDTIVATVKDAIPGGNVKKGDVVKAVIVRTVKSTRRPDGSYIKFDENAAVLLKTDGEPRGTRIFGPVGRELRDKKFMKIVSLAPEVI encoded by the coding sequence GTGATCCAGCAGGAGTCCCGCCTCAAGGTCGCCGACAACACCGGCGCGAAGGAGCTGCTCACCATCCGCGTCCTCGGCGGCTCGCGCCGTCGCTACGCCGGACTCGGTGACACGATCGTCGCGACGGTCAAGGATGCGATCCCGGGCGGCAACGTCAAGAAGGGCGATGTGGTCAAGGCCGTCATCGTCCGCACCGTCAAGTCCACGCGCCGTCCCGACGGCTCGTACATCAAGTTCGACGAGAACGCCGCCGTGCTTCTGAAGACCGACGGGGAGCCCCGCGGCACCCGCATCTTCGGACCGGTCGGTCGTGAGCTTCGCGACAAGAAGTTCATGAAGATCGTCTCGCTCGCCCCGGAGGTCATCTGA
- the secY gene encoding preprotein translocase subunit SecY, whose amino-acid sequence MFSAIARIFRTPDLRRKIGFTLAIIAIYRLGSTVPAPFVHFPNVQECIALNSGTDGLLGLVNLFSGGALLKLSIFALGVMPYITATIITQLLRVVIPHFETLHKEGQAGQAKLTQYTRYLTIALALLQSTTLVTVARSGQLFGQSGVAACNQLLTNDVWWAQLLMIITLTAGTGLIMWFAELVTERGIGNGMSLLIFTSIAATFPGAMQAIWEARGFEVFLLVLAIGIVVMTLVVFIEQSQRRIPVQYAKRMVGRRTYGGTNTYIPIKVNMAGVIPVIFASSLLYIPMLVAQFNIPQDGSAPPEWATWIMQYFVTGDHPLYMAVYFLLIIGFTYFYVAITFNPVEVADNMKKYGGFIPGIRAGRPTAEYLDYVLTRITFPGSLYLGVIALIPLIALATVSANQNFPFGGASILIIVGVGLETVKQIDAQLQQRHYEGLLR is encoded by the coding sequence TTGTTTAGCGCCATCGCGCGGATCTTCCGCACGCCGGATCTGCGTCGGAAGATCGGATTCACGCTCGCGATCATCGCGATCTACCGACTCGGTTCCACCGTTCCCGCACCGTTCGTGCACTTCCCGAACGTGCAGGAGTGCATTGCGCTGAACTCCGGCACCGACGGCCTGCTCGGGCTCGTCAACCTCTTCTCCGGCGGCGCGCTGCTGAAGCTGTCGATCTTCGCCCTCGGCGTGATGCCGTACATCACGGCGACGATCATCACGCAGCTGCTGCGCGTGGTCATCCCGCACTTCGAGACGCTGCACAAGGAGGGGCAGGCCGGGCAGGCCAAGCTCACCCAGTACACGCGCTATCTCACGATCGCCCTGGCGCTGCTGCAGTCGACCACGCTGGTGACCGTGGCCCGCAGCGGTCAGCTGTTCGGCCAGAGCGGCGTCGCCGCGTGCAACCAGCTGCTCACCAACGACGTGTGGTGGGCGCAGCTGCTCATGATCATCACCCTCACCGCCGGCACGGGCCTCATCATGTGGTTCGCCGAGCTGGTCACCGAGCGTGGTATCGGCAACGGCATGTCGCTGCTGATCTTCACCTCGATCGCGGCGACCTTCCCCGGCGCCATGCAGGCAATCTGGGAGGCCCGCGGCTTCGAGGTCTTCCTCCTCGTGCTCGCGATAGGCATCGTGGTGATGACGCTCGTGGTCTTCATCGAGCAGTCGCAGCGGCGTATCCCCGTGCAGTACGCCAAGCGGATGGTCGGCCGGCGCACATACGGCGGCACGAACACGTACATCCCGATCAAGGTGAACATGGCCGGTGTGATCCCGGTGATCTTCGCCTCGTCGCTGCTGTACATCCCGATGCTGGTCGCCCAGTTCAACATCCCGCAGGACGGCTCGGCTCCGCCGGAGTGGGCCACCTGGATCATGCAGTACTTCGTCACGGGCGATCACCCGCTGTACATGGCGGTGTACTTCCTGCTCATCATCGGCTTCACCTACTTCTACGTCGCGATCACGTTCAACCCCGTCGAGGTCGCCGACAACATGAAGAAGTACGGCGGTTTCATCCCCGGCATCCGTGCGGGGCGCCCGACGGCCGAGTACCTCGACTATGTGCTCACGCGCATCACGTTCCCCGGATCGCTGTACCTGGGCGTGATCGCGCTGATTCCGTTGATCGCCCTGGCCACGGTCAGCGCGAACCAGAACTTCCCGTTCGGCGGTGCGTCGATCCTCATCATCGTGGGCGTGGGTCTTGAGACGGTGAAGCAGATCGATGCGCAGCTGCAGCAGCGCCACTACGAAGGGCTTCTGCGATGA
- the rplV gene encoding 50S ribosomal protein L22 encodes MVESIARVRHIRVTPQKARRVVALIKGKQAQEAMAILKFAQQSASEPIFKLVESAVANAQVKADRDGEYLDEQDLYVKNAFVDEGTTLKRFQPRAQGRAFQIKKRTSHITVVLATPETAEVAADATTKKASK; translated from the coding sequence ATGGTGGAGTCCATCGCACGCGTGCGACACATCCGCGTGACCCCTCAGAAGGCTCGTCGTGTCGTCGCGCTCATCAAGGGCAAGCAGGCTCAGGAGGCCATGGCCATTCTGAAGTTCGCCCAGCAGAGCGCCAGCGAGCCCATCTTCAAGCTTGTGGAGTCGGCAGTCGCCAACGCCCAGGTGAAGGCGGACCGCGACGGCGAGTACCTGGATGAGCAGGACCTGTACGTGAAGAACGCCTTCGTGGACGAGGGGACGACGCTGAAGCGTTTCCAGCCCCGCGCCCAGGGCCGCGCGTTCCAGATCAAGAAGCGCACGAGCCACATCACGGTCGTGCTGGCGACGCCGGAGACCGCTGAGGTCGCCGCCGACGCCACGACGAAGAAGGCGAGCAAGTAA
- the rplB gene encoding 50S ribosomal protein L2: MAIRKYKPTTPGRRGSSVADFAEITRSTPEKSLLRPLSKTGGRNNQGRITTRHIGGGHKRQYRVIDFRRNDKDGVNAKVAHIEYDPNRTARIALLHYFDGEKRYILAPNKLKQGDVVENGASADIKPGNNLPLRNIPTGTVIHAIELRPGGGAKLARSAGASVRLVAKDGPYAQLRLPSGEIRNVDARCRATIGEVGNAEQSNINWGKAGRKRWKGVRPTVRGVAMNPVDHPHGGGEGKTSGGRHPVTPWGQAEGRTRHANKESDKYIVRRRTAGKKRK; encoded by the coding sequence ATGGCTATTCGCAAGTACAAGCCCACGACCCCGGGTCGCCGCGGTTCGTCGGTGGCCGACTTCGCCGAGATCACCCGATCCACGCCGGAGAAGTCGCTGCTGCGCCCGCTGAGCAAGACCGGTGGCCGCAACAACCAGGGCCGCATCACGACCCGTCACATCGGTGGTGGCCACAAGCGCCAGTACCGCGTCATCGACTTCCGTCGCAATGACAAGGACGGCGTCAACGCCAAGGTCGCCCACATCGAGTACGACCCCAACCGCACCGCACGCATCGCGCTGCTGCACTACTTCGACGGCGAGAAGCGCTACATCCTCGCCCCGAACAAGCTGAAGCAGGGCGACGTCGTCGAGAACGGCGCGTCGGCCGACATCAAGCCGGGCAACAACCTGCCGCTGCGCAACATCCCCACCGGTACGGTGATCCACGCGATCGAGCTCCGTCCCGGCGGCGGCGCGAAGCTGGCCCGTTCGGCGGGCGCCTCGGTGCGTCTCGTCGCCAAGGACGGTCCCTACGCCCAGCTGCGTCTGCCCTCGGGCGAGATCCGCAACGTGGATGCGCGCTGCCGCGCCACGATCGGCGAGGTCGGCAACGCCGAGCAGTCGAACATCAACTGGGGAAAGGCCGGCCGCAAGCGCTGGAAGGGCGTGCGCCCGACCGTCCGCGGTGTCGCGATGAACCCGGTCGACCACCCGCACGGTGGTGGTGAGGGCAAGACCTCCGGTGGTCGTCACCCCGTCACTCCGTGGGGCCAGGCCGAAGGTCGCACCCGTCACGCCAACAAGGAAAGCGACAAGTACATCGTTCGTCGCCGTACCGCCGGCAAGAAGCGCAAGTAG
- the rplR gene encoding 50S ribosomal protein L18, producing the protein MAVKSKSDARARRHARLRKKIVGTEARPRLVVTRSARHVFVQLVDDGKGRTVASASTLETDLRALDGDKTAKARKVGELVAERAKAAGVSEAVFDRGGNRYAGRVAAIADGAREGGLAL; encoded by the coding sequence ATGGCTGTGAAGTCGAAGTCCGACGCCCGCGCGCGTCGTCACGCCCGCCTTCGCAAGAAGATCGTCGGCACCGAGGCGCGTCCGCGTCTGGTGGTCACCCGCTCCGCGCGCCACGTGTTCGTGCAGCTGGTCGACGACGGCAAGGGACGTACGGTGGCATCCGCCTCCACGCTCGAGACCGATCTGCGCGCCCTCGACGGCGACAAGACGGCGAAGGCCCGCAAGGTCGGCGAGCTCGTCGCCGAGCGTGCGAAGGCCGCCGGCGTCTCCGAGGCGGTGTTCGACCGCGGCGGCAACCGCTACGCCGGTCGCGTCGCCGCCATCGCCGATGGCGCCCGTGAAGGGGGTCTGGCACTGTGA
- the rplE gene encoding 50S ribosomal protein L5 — MSTDTAAPAGKIQPRLKQKYKNEIQQKLQDEFGYKNVMQIPGLVKVVVNTGVGEAARDSKVIDGAIDDLVKITGQKPIVTKAKKSIAQFKLREGQAIGAHVTLRGDRAWEFLDRLVNLALPRIRDFRGLSGEQFDGNGNYTFGLTEQSVFHEIDQDKIDRVRGFDITVVTTAKTDDEGRALLRHFGFPFKATDAPA, encoded by the coding sequence ATGAGCACCGACACTGCCGCGCCGGCTGGCAAGATCCAGCCGCGCCTGAAGCAGAAGTACAAGAACGAGATCCAGCAGAAGCTGCAGGACGAGTTCGGCTACAAGAACGTCATGCAGATCCCCGGCCTGGTCAAGGTCGTCGTCAACACCGGTGTCGGTGAGGCGGCTCGCGACAGCAAGGTGATCGACGGCGCGATCGACGATCTCGTCAAGATCACCGGCCAGAAGCCGATCGTCACCAAGGCGAAGAAGTCGATCGCGCAGTTCAAGCTGCGCGAGGGCCAGGCCATCGGTGCGCACGTCACCCTCCGCGGCGACCGCGCGTGGGAGTTCCTGGACCGCCTCGTCAACCTCGCCCTTCCCCGCATCCGCGACTTCCGCGGACTGTCGGGCGAGCAGTTCGACGGCAACGGCAACTACACCTTCGGCCTGACCGAGCAGAGCGTGTTCCACGAGATCGACCAGGACAAGATCGATCGCGTCCGTGGATTCGACATCACCGTGGTGACGACCGCCAAGACGGATGACGAGGGTCGTGCGCTGCTGCGCCACTTCGGCTTCCCGTTCAAGGCGACCGACGCCCCGGCGTGA
- the rplX gene encoding 50S ribosomal protein L24 encodes MANIKKGDLVQVISGRRQDKGGDRGKQGKVLEVLVEQNRVIVEGVNYATKHTRVGQTQRGTKTGGIETIEAPIHISNVALVDPETKKPTRVGHRVEEQVKDGVKRTVRVRYAKKSGKDL; translated from the coding sequence ATGGCGAACATCAAGAAGGGCGACCTGGTTCAGGTCATCTCTGGCCGTCGCCAGGACAAGGGCGGCGACCGCGGCAAGCAGGGCAAGGTCCTCGAGGTCCTCGTCGAGCAGAACCGCGTGATCGTCGAGGGCGTGAACTACGCCACCAAGCACACGCGCGTCGGCCAGACGCAGCGCGGCACCAAGACGGGCGGCATCGAGACCATCGAGGCCCCCATCCACATCTCGAACGTCGCACTCGTCGACCCCGAGACGAAGAAGCCGACCCGTGTCGGCCACCGCGTCGAGGAGCAGGTCAAGGACGGCGTCAAGCGCACGGTCCGCGTGCGCTACGCGAAGAAGAGCGGTAAGGACCTCTGA
- the rplO gene encoding 50S ribosomal protein L15: MAEKNDAAVEAEKAPKKAAAPKAAAEKKAAAPKAAAKKAAAPKAAEKTAEKKPAAKKAPAKAAAKKSDDTVSRPGVLKVHHLRPVPGANTAKTRVGRGEGSKGKTAGRGTKGTKARNTVRVGFEGGQMPLHMRTPKLRGFKNPFRVEYQVVNLEKLAELYPKGGEVTVGDLVAKGAVRKNEKVKVLGNGDIAVKLTVSVDKVSGSAEQKIVAAGGSVK, encoded by the coding sequence ATGGCTGAGAAGAACGACGCCGCCGTCGAGGCCGAGAAGGCTCCGAAGAAGGCTGCCGCTCCCAAGGCCGCCGCCGAGAAGAAGGCCGCTGCCCCCAAGGCCGCGGCGAAGAAGGCCGCAGCCCCCAAGGCCGCGGAGAAGACCGCCGAGAAGAAGCCGGCCGCCAAGAAGGCTCCGGCCAAGGCCGCCGCCAAGAAGTCGGATGACACGGTCTCGCGCCCCGGCGTGCTCAAGGTGCACCACCTGCGTCCTGTTCCCGGCGCCAACACCGCCAAGACCCGCGTGGGTCGCGGTGAGGGCTCCAAGGGCAAGACCGCCGGTCGCGGCACGAAGGGCACGAAGGCCCGCAACACCGTGCGCGTCGGATTCGAGGGTGGGCAGATGCCGCTGCACATGCGCACCCCGAAGCTGCGCGGCTTCAAGAACCCGTTCCGCGTCGAGTACCAGGTCGTGAACCTGGAGAAGCTCGCCGAGCTGTACCCGAAGGGTGGCGAGGTCACCGTGGGCGACCTGGTCGCCAAGGGCGCGGTGCGCAAGAACGAGAAGGTCAAGGTGCTCGGAAACGGCGACATCGCCGTCAAGCTCACCGTGTCGGTCGACAAGGTCTCGGGCTCTGCCGAGCAGAAGATCGTCGCGGCGGGCGGTTCCGTCAAGTAA
- the rplF gene encoding 50S ribosomal protein L6: MSRIGRLPIEIPAGVTVSVDGRDVSVKGPKGELSLTVAAPIEVAVEEGQVLVTRPDDERESRSLHGLTRTLINNDIIGVTQGYTKGLEVVGTGYRVQQKGSSVEFALGFSHPVLVDAPEGITLTVEGTNKLTVSGISKQAVGEAAANIRKIRKPEPYKGKGVRYAGEVVRRKAGKAGK; the protein is encoded by the coding sequence ATGTCGCGTATTGGACGACTTCCCATCGAGATCCCCGCGGGTGTGACCGTTTCGGTCGACGGCCGGGATGTGTCGGTGAAGGGCCCGAAGGGCGAGCTCTCGCTCACCGTGGCCGCCCCCATCGAGGTCGCCGTGGAGGAGGGCCAGGTTCTGGTCACCCGCCCCGACGACGAGCGCGAGTCGCGGTCGCTGCACGGCCTCACCCGCACCCTCATCAACAACGACATCATCGGCGTGACCCAGGGCTACACCAAGGGCCTCGAGGTCGTCGGCACCGGTTACCGCGTGCAGCAGAAGGGCAGCTCGGTCGAGTTCGCCCTCGGCTTCTCGCACCCCGTGCTCGTCGACGCCCCCGAGGGCATCACCCTGACGGTGGAAGGCACGAACAAGCTCACCGTCAGCGGCATCAGCAAGCAGGCCGTCGGCGAGGCGGCTGCGAACATCCGCAAGATCCGCAAGCCCGAGCCGTACAAGGGCAAGGGCGTGCGCTACGCCGGCGAGGTCGTGCGTCGCAAGGCCGGAAAGGCTGGTAAGTAA
- a CDS encoding adenylate kinase produces the protein MTARLLIVGPQGSGKGTQGVRIAEAFGVPVVSTGDIFRANITQGTKLGKKVTAILDKGDLVPDKLTGEIVRDRLSQPDAEPGFLLDGYPRNAAQVKDLDAFLTAQGASLDAVILLEVPREESMARLQLRATEQGRTDDTPEAIAHRLDIYENETAPIVDAYGSRGIVERIDGVGGLDEITERIFAALAARGLDRVVA, from the coding sequence ATGACCGCTCGACTTCTGATCGTGGGGCCGCAGGGCTCCGGCAAGGGCACGCAGGGCGTGCGCATCGCCGAGGCCTTCGGCGTCCCCGTCGTCTCGACGGGCGACATCTTCCGCGCGAACATCACGCAGGGCACGAAGCTGGGCAAGAAGGTCACCGCCATCCTCGACAAGGGCGACCTCGTTCCCGACAAGCTGACCGGCGAGATCGTGCGCGACCGCCTGTCGCAGCCCGACGCCGAGCCCGGCTTCCTCCTCGACGGCTACCCGCGCAACGCGGCGCAGGTCAAGGATCTGGATGCCTTCCTCACCGCCCAGGGTGCGTCGCTCGACGCCGTCATCCTGCTCGAGGTGCCCCGCGAAGAGAGCATGGCCCGCCTGCAGCTGCGTGCGACGGAGCAGGGCCGCACGGATGACACCCCCGAGGCCATCGCGCACCGCCTCGACATCTACGAGAACGAGACGGCGCCGATCGTCGACGCGTACGGTTCGCGCGGCATCGTGGAGCGCATCGACGGCGTCGGGGGGCTGGACGAGATCACCGAGCGCATCTTCGCGGCGCTGGCCGCGCGCGGTCTCGACCGCGTCGTCGCCTGA
- the rpsQ gene encoding 30S ribosomal protein S17 — translation MAEKKAAAAEHAAHDVRDADARGYRKTQRGYVVSDKMDKTIVVEVEDRVKHPLYGKVIRRTEKRKVHDETNSAGIGDLVVISETRPLSATKRWRLVEILEKAK, via the coding sequence ATGGCTGAGAAGAAGGCTGCGGCCGCGGAGCACGCCGCGCACGATGTGCGCGACGCGGACGCCCGCGGATACCGCAAGACGCAGCGCGGCTACGTCGTCAGCGACAAGATGGACAAGACCATCGTCGTCGAGGTCGAGGACCGCGTGAAGCACCCCCTGTACGGCAAGGTCATCCGCCGCACGGAGAAGCGCAAGGTGCATGACGAGACCAACTCGGCAGGCATCGGCGACCTCGTCGTCATCAGCGAGACCCGCCCGCTCAGCGCCACCAAGCGCTGGCGTCTGGTGGAGATTCTGGAGAAGGCCAAGTGA
- the rpsS gene encoding 30S ribosomal protein S19: MPRSLKKGPFVDEHLLRKVVGQNEAGSKNVIKTWSRRSMIIPAMLGHTIAVHDGRKHIPVFVTESMVGHKLGEFAPTRTFRGHEKDDKKGRRR, from the coding sequence ATGCCACGTAGTCTCAAGAAGGGCCCCTTCGTCGACGAGCACCTGCTTCGCAAGGTGGTCGGGCAGAACGAAGCCGGCAGCAAGAACGTCATCAAGACCTGGTCGCGCCGTTCGATGATCATCCCGGCCATGCTGGGTCACACCATCGCCGTGCACGACGGTCGCAAGCACATCCCCGTGTTCGTGACCGAGTCCATGGTCGGACACAAGCTGGGCGAGTTCGCGCCCACCCGCACCTTCCGCGGCCACGAGAAGGACGACAAGAAGGGCCGTCGCCGCTGA
- the rpmD gene encoding 50S ribosomal protein L30 — translation MAARLKVTQIKSKVSEKQNQRDTLRSLGLKRIGDTTVRPDDAQTRGYVRTVAHLVKVEEID, via the coding sequence ATGGCTGCGCGCCTCAAGGTCACGCAGATCAAGTCCAAGGTGAGTGAGAAGCAGAACCAGCGCGACACGCTGCGCAGCCTCGGTCTGAAGCGGATCGGTGACACCACCGTCCGCCCGGACGACGCGCAGACGCGCGGGTACGTGCGCACCGTCGCTCACCTCGTCAAGGTTGAGGAGATCGACTAA
- the rpsH gene encoding 30S ribosomal protein S8, which translates to MTMTDPVADMLTRLRNANSAHHDSVTLPSSKLKTHIADILQQEGYISGWELSDARVGKNLTLTLKYGPNRERSIAGIKRVSKPGLRVYARSTELPKVLGGLGVAILSTSSGLLTDRQAEQKGVGGEVIAYVW; encoded by the coding sequence ATGACAATGACAGACCCGGTCGCAGACATGCTGACCCGTCTGCGCAACGCGAACTCGGCGCACCACGACTCCGTGACGCTGCCCTCGAGCAAGCTCAAGACGCACATCGCCGACATCCTCCAGCAGGAGGGCTACATCAGCGGGTGGGAGCTCAGCGACGCCCGCGTCGGCAAGAACCTCACGCTGACGCTCAAGTACGGCCCGAACCGCGAGCGGTCGATCGCCGGCATCAAGCGCGTGTCGAAGCCCGGCCTGCGCGTCTACGCACGTTCGACCGAGCTCCCCAAGGTGCTCGGCGGCCTGGGCGTGGCCATCCTGTCCACCTCCTCCGGTCTTCTCACCGACCGTCAGGCTGAGCAGAAGGGCGTAGGCGGAGAAGTCATCGCCTACGTGTGGTGA
- the rpmC gene encoding 50S ribosomal protein L29: MAIGTKELAVTELDTFEDQRLVEELRKAKEELFNLRFQSATGQLESHGRIRAVKRDIARLYTVIRERELGIRATPAPVEAPAKKASKSKAKKAEAAEAPKEEAE; this comes from the coding sequence ATGGCGATCGGAACCAAGGAGCTCGCTGTGACCGAGCTCGACACGTTCGAAGACCAGCGCCTCGTCGAGGAGCTGCGCAAGGCCAAGGAGGAGCTGTTCAACCTCCGTTTCCAGTCGGCCACCGGCCAGCTGGAGAGCCACGGCCGCATCCGCGCCGTCAAGCGCGACATCGCGCGCCTGTACACCGTGATCCGTGAGCGCGAGCTCGGCATCCGTGCGACGCCGGCTCCGGTCGAGGCTCCGGCCAAGAAGGCGTCCAAGAGCAAGGCGAAGAAGGCCGAAGCGGCCGAGGCGCCGAAGGAGGAAGCCGAGTAA
- the rpsC gene encoding 30S ribosomal protein S3: MGQKVNPYGFRLGITTDHVSRWFSDSTKPGQRYADYVAEDIRIRKLLQTQLDRAGVSNIEIERTRDRVRVDIHTARPGIVIGRRGAEAERIRGDLEKLTGKQIQLNILEVKNPEADAQLVAQGIAEQLSARVAFRRAMRKGLQGAQRAGAKGVRVQVSGRLGGAEMSRSEFYREGRVPLHTLRANIDYGFYEAKTTFGRIGVKVWIYKGDLTNKELAREQANQKPSRDRGGDRRRGPRNEAPVAEGASA; this comes from the coding sequence ATGGGACAGAAGGTAAACCCGTACGGCTTCCGCCTCGGCATCACGACGGACCACGTGTCGCGTTGGTTCTCGGACTCGACGAAGCCCGGCCAGCGTTACGCCGACTACGTCGCCGAGGACATCCGTATCCGCAAGCTGCTGCAGACGCAGCTCGACCGCGCCGGCGTCTCGAACATCGAGATCGAGCGCACCCGTGACCGCGTTCGGGTGGACATCCACACCGCGCGTCCCGGTATCGTCATCGGCCGCCGCGGCGCCGAGGCCGAGCGCATCCGCGGCGACCTCGAGAAGCTCACCGGCAAGCAGATCCAGCTGAACATCCTCGAGGTCAAGAACCCCGAGGCCGACGCTCAGCTCGTCGCGCAGGGCATCGCCGAGCAGCTGTCTGCTCGTGTGGCGTTCCGCCGCGCGATGCGCAAGGGCCTCCAGGGTGCCCAGCGCGCCGGTGCCAAGGGCGTGCGCGTCCAGGTCTCCGGTCGTCTCGGCGGCGCCGAGATGAGCCGCTCGGAGTTCTACCGCGAGGGTCGTGTGCCGCTGCACACGCTGCGCGCGAACATCGACTACGGCTTCTACGAGGCCAAGACCACCTTCGGCCGCATCGGCGTGAAGGTCTGGATCTACAAGGGCGACCTCACCAACAAGGAGCTCGCTCGCGAGCAGGCCAACCAGAAGCCGTCGCGCGACCGTGGCGGCGACCGCCGTCGTGGCCCGCGCAACGAGGCCCCCGTCGCAGAAGGAGCGTCTGCCTGA
- the rplP gene encoding 50S ribosomal protein L16, producing the protein MLIPRKVKYRKQHHPKRDGQATGGTKVSFGDFGIQALTPAYVTNRQIEAARIAMTRHIKRGGKVWINIYPDRPLTKKPAETRMGSGKGSPEWWVANVKPGRVLFEVAGVDEQLAREALTRAIHKLPLKARIIKREGSDA; encoded by the coding sequence ATGCTTATCCCTCGTAAGGTCAAGTACCGCAAGCAGCACCACCCGAAGCGGGATGGTCAGGCCACCGGCGGCACGAAGGTCTCCTTCGGCGACTTCGGCATCCAGGCGCTGACCCCGGCCTACGTGACGAACCGTCAGATCGAGGCCGCCCGTATCGCGATGACCCGTCACATCAAGCGTGGCGGCAAGGTGTGGATCAACATCTACCCCGACCGTCCGCTCACCAAGAAGCCCGCCGAGACCCGCATGGGTTCCGGTAAGGGTTCGCCGGAGTGGTGGGTCGCCAACGTCAAGCCGGGCCGCGTCCTCTTCGAGGTCGCTGGTGTCGACGAGCAGCTCGCTCGTGAGGCACTGACCCGTGCCATTCACAAGCTGCCGCTCAAGGCACGCATCATCAAGCGCGAGGGGAGCGACGCGTAA